Proteins co-encoded in one Chitinophagales bacterium genomic window:
- a CDS encoding patatin-like phospholipase family protein — protein MKKYYQIISLIVNIYLFSACSSQIVPDRDIFIKDGETAPTIKLHKYKSVQERPNQNPNLAVALAISGGGSRASNFGIGVMLGLEQIIQENGNNVLQEIDYLSTVSGGGFAGGAYINSLFEHYYTKNDKKYELNQYVNQRIKEDLEHSFMGSVLKNYLNPKIWFTFADDGDILERTIDNTVLGYKRHKTNANLREMPQRSITLGDLFVAKTDTSHKVLFPMMFANGAIMGKMAIFPFSPDILHTYQINGVTHRLKKIHPIDPYDVPLSVGIKASGSFPVLISNTTLISRYNPKFKYLHIVDGGLADNYGYQTALDILKQDKVAQKKVMLIIDANNDGMTKTFSKVQSGTNMFKVFATLPYSGLSAKTATLKPEVFAESSVVEVEPIFLSFNVLLDNNEVLPPEKIDVKKEQKRLIYQLTTNMNNISKKDLQILYELLTNVGTKYTITQDEQDLLLLAGQKIVLMQKDNILGVLKGKESEDKEEEE, from the coding sequence TAGCGCTTGCAGCTCACAAATTGTTCCCGACCGTGATATATTCATAAAAGACGGAGAAACAGCACCGACCATAAAATTACACAAATACAAATCGGTGCAAGAACGCCCCAATCAAAACCCCAATTTGGCAGTAGCTTTGGCCATATCAGGTGGTGGTTCGAGGGCCTCCAATTTTGGAATTGGAGTCATGTTGGGTTTAGAGCAAATCATTCAGGAAAATGGCAACAATGTTTTGCAGGAAATAGACTACCTATCCACTGTGTCAGGTGGCGGATTTGCAGGAGGAGCATACATCAATTCTCTTTTTGAACATTACTACACGAAAAATGACAAAAAATACGAATTGAATCAATATGTAAACCAACGAATAAAAGAAGATTTGGAGCATTCTTTTATGGGTTCAGTTTTGAAGAACTACCTCAACCCCAAAATCTGGTTCACCTTTGCAGATGATGGCGACATTCTCGAAAGAACGATTGACAATACGGTATTAGGCTACAAGAGGCATAAAACAAATGCCAATTTGCGCGAAATGCCACAGCGAAGCATTACATTGGGCGATTTGTTTGTGGCCAAAACCGATACGAGCCACAAGGTCCTGTTTCCGATGATGTTTGCCAATGGTGCAATTATGGGAAAAATGGCGATTTTTCCTTTTTCACCCGACATTTTACACACCTACCAAATCAATGGCGTTACCCACCGATTGAAGAAAATTCATCCAATTGACCCTTATGATGTACCGTTATCGGTAGGAATCAAGGCTAGTGGTAGCTTTCCTGTGCTGATTTCAAACACTACTTTGATTAGCCGCTACAATCCCAAATTTAAGTACCTGCATATTGTAGATGGCGGTTTGGCAGACAATTATGGCTACCAAACCGCATTGGACATATTGAAGCAAGACAAAGTGGCTCAAAAAAAGGTGATGCTCATCATTGATGCCAACAATGACGGCATGACCAAAACTTTTTCTAAAGTGCAAAGTGGTACAAATATGTTCAAAGTCTTTGCCACATTACCCTACAGTGGCTTGAGTGCAAAAACGGCTACTTTGAAGCCCGAAGTTTTTGCAGAAAGCAGTGTCGTAGAAGTTGAACCCATTTTTCTTAGCTTCAATGTGCTGTTAGACAACAATGAAGTGCTTCCTCCCGAAAAAATTGACGTAAAAAAAGAACAAAAACGCCTTATTTATCAACTGACAACCAACATGAACAACATTTCCAAAAAGGATTTGCAGATTCTCTACGAACTCCTGACAAATGTTGGCACAAAATATACAATTACCCAAGATGAACAGGATTTGTTGTTGTTGGCAGGTCAAAAAATTGTGTTGATGCAAAAGGACAATATATTGGGCGTTTTGAAGGGCAAAGAATCAGAAGATAAAGAGGAGGAGGAATAA